The following are encoded together in the Oceanobacillus zhaokaii genome:
- the purF gene encoding amidophosphoribosyltransferase, protein MFGIWGHEKAAELTYYGLHSLQHRGQEGAGIVVSNGEKLELHKDTGLVNDVFSRANFPELLGNAAIGHVRYSTNGTKGIDNVQPLLFRSQTGSMALALDGNIMNGQKLRGELEDEGSILQTSSDTELLAHLIRRNGHEVNEETIARALQQFVGAYAYLIIKEDKMYAALDSSGIRALSIGRLGDSYVVASETCAFDQIGATFEREVMPGELVTISDEGIKSTRFSIREPRKMCAMEYVYLSRPDSDVNYVNVHASRKRMGKELAKEAPADADIVIGVPDSSISAAIGYAEQSGLPYEMGIIKNRYVGRTFIQPSQELREQGVRMKLAPVRGIVEGKRIIMIDDSIVRGTTSKRIVQMLKDAGAKEVHVRIASPAIQHPCHYGIDMSTREELIAANNTEDEIAEIIGADSLAYLSDTGLEEAIVKDKTINQGVCMACMTGKYPVTEEKKLDSKFTTY, encoded by the coding sequence ATGTTTGGAATTTGGGGGCATGAAAAGGCAGCCGAGCTAACGTACTATGGATTACATTCCCTCCAGCATCGTGGACAAGAGGGAGCTGGAATCGTTGTTAGTAATGGGGAGAAATTAGAACTTCATAAGGATACAGGATTAGTCAATGATGTTTTCTCGCGTGCGAATTTCCCTGAACTCTTAGGAAATGCTGCAATTGGTCATGTCCGTTATTCCACCAATGGGACAAAGGGAATTGATAATGTCCAACCATTATTATTCCGGTCGCAAACGGGAAGTATGGCTTTAGCATTAGATGGGAACATCATGAACGGACAAAAGCTCCGAGGAGAGCTTGAAGACGAGGGCAGTATCCTGCAAACCTCATCAGATACGGAACTGCTTGCACATTTAATTAGAAGGAATGGGCATGAAGTCAATGAGGAAACAATTGCAAGAGCATTACAGCAATTTGTCGGTGCCTATGCATATTTGATTATTAAGGAAGATAAAATGTATGCAGCCCTTGATTCCTCTGGGATTCGTGCACTGTCGATTGGCAGATTAGGAGATTCCTATGTTGTAGCATCAGAAACCTGTGCATTTGACCAAATCGGTGCAACGTTCGAAAGAGAAGTTATGCCAGGGGAACTCGTTACGATTAGTGATGAGGGAATAAAATCCACAAGATTTTCCATTCGCGAGCCACGGAAAATGTGTGCGATGGAGTATGTCTATTTATCCCGGCCAGATAGCGACGTAAATTATGTGAATGTTCATGCATCACGGAAGCGCATGGGCAAGGAGTTAGCCAAGGAAGCTCCAGCAGATGCAGACATCGTAATCGGTGTACCGGATTCCAGTATCTCAGCTGCAATTGGTTATGCAGAACAAAGTGGCCTACCTTATGAAATGGGGATAATTAAAAATCGATATGTCGGTCGGACATTCATCCAACCATCACAGGAGTTACGTGAACAAGGGGTACGAATGAAGCTAGCACCTGTTCGTGGAATTGTCGAAGGTAAGCGAATCATTATGATCGATGATTCAATCGTACGAGGAACGACAAGTAAACGAATTGTTCAGATGCTGAAGGATGCAGGGGCAAAAGAGGTGCATGTTCGCATTGCCTCTCCGGCGATACAGCATCCATGCCATTACGGGATTGACATGTCAACTCGAGAAGAATTGATTGCAGCAAATAATACGGAAGATGAAATAGCAGAAATTATTGGTGCAGATAGTCTCGCATATTTATCTGATACAGGTCTTGAAGAGGCTATTGTGAAAGATAAAACGATTAATCAAGGTGTTTGTATGGCGTGTATGACAGGGAAATATCCTGTTACGGAAGAAAAGAAATTAGATAGTAAATTTACAACGTATTAA
- the purN gene encoding phosphoribosylglycinamide formyltransferase — protein sequence MSKLKAAVFASGAGSNFQAIIEARDLACEIVLLICDKQNAGVIEIAKKHQISTFVFNAKEFASKQAYEEKIISELRKKEVSWIFLAGYMRIVGSTLLQAFPGKIVNIHPSLLPNFPGKDAIAQAYQAGVNKTGVTVHYIDEGIDTGPIIAQESVAVFSKDTEEALKKKIQEVEHQLYPSVINQLLQTK from the coding sequence ATGAGCAAGCTAAAAGCAGCGGTATTTGCATCTGGTGCAGGGAGCAATTTCCAGGCAATAATAGAAGCGAGAGATTTAGCTTGTGAAATTGTTCTGCTGATCTGTGACAAGCAAAATGCCGGTGTGATTGAAATAGCGAAGAAGCATCAGATTTCGACTTTCGTTTTTAATGCAAAAGAATTTGCATCAAAACAAGCATATGAAGAGAAAATCATATCCGAACTAAGAAAAAAAGAAGTGTCGTGGATTTTCCTTGCGGGCTATATGCGAATTGTTGGTTCGACATTATTACAAGCATTTCCAGGGAAAATCGTAAACATTCATCCGTCATTATTGCCGAATTTTCCTGGAAAGGATGCAATTGCGCAAGCGTATCAAGCGGGGGTCAATAAAACAGGTGTAACGGTACATTATATTGATGAAGGAATTGATACGGGTCCAATTATTGCCCAGGAATCAGTAGCTGTTTTCAGTAAAGATACAGAAGAGGCATTGAAAAAGAAAATTCAAGAAGTAGAACATCAACTATATCCAAGCGTAATTAATCAACTTTTACAAACGAAGTGA
- the purM gene encoding phosphoribosylformylglycinamidine cyclo-ligase, whose translation MSDVYKNAGVDVEKGYEAVERMKKHIAKTTRPEVLGGIGSFAGLFDLTNLNFKEPVMVSGTDGVGTKLKLAFQLDKHDSVGIDLVAMCANDIVAQGAQPLFFLDYIACGKNEPAQIEQIVAGVAAGCVDAGAALVGGETAEMPGMYQDDEYDLAGFVVGIAEKSKLITGESIQAGDVIIGLSSSGIHSNGYSLVRKITDQLDLSKTYEGLSQPLGETLLTPTKIYAKPIAAVLEKTEIKGISHITGGGFYENFPRMMPAGLGVEIEEDSWDIPGIFQFLQEKGSIPEKEMYGVFNMGIGMALVVTEDDVDSTIAILEEKGETATVIGKVVANEGVHFTS comes from the coding sequence ATGTCAGATGTATATAAGAATGCCGGGGTAGATGTAGAAAAGGGTTATGAAGCTGTTGAACGGATGAAGAAGCATATTGCAAAAACGACTCGCCCAGAAGTATTAGGCGGTATTGGTTCATTTGCTGGTCTGTTTGATTTAACAAACTTAAATTTTAAAGAACCTGTAATGGTTTCTGGTACAGATGGCGTGGGAACAAAACTGAAGCTTGCTTTTCAATTAGATAAGCATGATTCAGTTGGTATCGATTTAGTTGCAATGTGTGCGAATGATATTGTTGCCCAAGGTGCCCAGCCACTATTTTTCCTCGACTATATTGCTTGTGGAAAGAATGAGCCGGCGCAAATTGAACAAATCGTTGCAGGTGTTGCCGCTGGATGTGTTGATGCAGGTGCAGCATTAGTTGGCGGAGAAACTGCAGAAATGCCAGGGATGTATCAGGATGATGAATATGATCTCGCAGGATTTGTTGTTGGAATTGCAGAAAAATCAAAGCTGATTACAGGGGAATCGATTCAAGCAGGTGATGTCATAATTGGTCTATCATCAAGTGGTATTCATTCGAATGGCTATTCGCTCGTACGGAAAATTACCGATCAACTTGATTTGAGTAAAACCTATGAAGGATTATCACAGCCACTTGGCGAGACATTACTCACACCAACGAAAATTTATGCGAAGCCTATAGCGGCAGTACTAGAAAAGACAGAAATAAAAGGAATTTCACATATTACTGGTGGAGGTTTTTATGAAAACTTCCCACGTATGATGCCTGCGGGATTAGGGGTAGAGATTGAAGAAGATAGCTGGGATATTCCGGGAATTTTCCAGTTCTTACAAGAAAAGGGATCCATACCAGAGAAAGAAATGTACGGCGTATTTAATATGGGGATTGGTATGGCACTAGTTGTGACAGAAGATGATGTTGATAGCACAATCGCTATCCTTGAAGAAAAAGGGGAAACAGCAACCGTAATTGGAAAGGTAGTCGCGAATGAAGGGGTGCATTTCACATCATGA